The Uruburuella testudinis genome window below encodes:
- a CDS encoding deoxynucleoside kinase: protein MDYRYIVVEGSIGSGKSELSRRLAQYFDALHLTESPERNPFLEQFYLNAANHGLATELYFLMRRAEAVDAINTEEEKNERIIADFLLEKDQIFVPVVLGGREPGNEQTLFWEMKRKIMPEYPVPDLVIYLQTSDEAAQKRLQKRNDATLNLFPAGYLSQIQDEYRRFFHLYQNAPLLIANADELDFAGNDDHFEMLLRAMSNMQGSRHYLNLNEV from the coding sequence ATGGATTACCGTTATATCGTTGTAGAGGGCTCGATCGGCAGCGGCAAATCGGAGCTCAGCCGCCGTTTGGCACAATATTTTGATGCACTGCATCTGACCGAGAGCCCCGAGCGCAACCCTTTTTTGGAGCAGTTTTACCTCAACGCCGCCAATCACGGCTTGGCCACCGAGCTTTATTTTCTGATGCGCCGCGCCGAAGCTGTGGATGCAATCAACACCGAAGAAGAGAAAAACGAGCGCATTATCGCTGATTTTTTGCTGGAAAAAGACCAGATTTTCGTGCCGGTGGTATTGGGCGGGCGTGAGCCGGGTAACGAGCAGACACTGTTTTGGGAAATGAAGCGTAAAATCATGCCTGAATACCCGGTGCCTGATTTGGTGATTTATCTGCAAACTTCGGATGAAGCGGCGCAAAAACGTTTGCAAAAGCGCAACGATGCCACACTGAATTTGTTTCCCGCAGGTTATCTGAGCCAGATTCAAGATGAATACCGGCGCTTTTTCCATCTTTATCAAAATGCCCCCCTGCTGATTGCCAATGCCGACGAGCTGGATTTTGCCGGCAACGACGATCATTTTGAAATGCTGTTGCGCGCCATGAGCAACATGCAGGGCAGCCGGCATTATTTGAATTTAAACGAAGTATAA
- a CDS encoding NAD(P)H-hydrate dehydratase has protein sequence MFSSPYRVTHFDTLLQNAGHFPHIFAPRAEESHKGTYGTLAVIGGAEGMSGAVVLAASAAIYSGCGKVWAGFNQKALPFPVIPERPEIMLDTAAGLQQRQDIGAWVLGCGLGLGSTSVTLLRAQLAACRAAPLLLDADALTLLAHHPDLADQAVRQTPLVLTPHPAEAARLLSCTTAAIQADRSAAARQIAQKFHAHTVLKGRHTIVCSPNGSEYINRSGNPGLATAGSGDVLSGIIGSLLAQGVPVGEAVCGGVWLHGAAADVLRDSGIGEIGMLAGELAAAARWLRNRMIAAVQTA, from the coding sequence ATGTTTTCAAGCCCCTACCGTGTTACACACTTCGACACGCTTTTGCAAAACGCCGGGCACTTCCCCCATATTTTCGCCCCGCGCGCCGAAGAAAGCCATAAAGGCACTTACGGCACGCTGGCCGTGATCGGTGGGGCCGAAGGCATGAGCGGCGCCGTTGTGCTTGCTGCCTCTGCCGCCATTTACAGCGGCTGCGGCAAGGTATGGGCAGGTTTCAATCAAAAGGCACTGCCGTTTCCGGTGATTCCTGAACGCCCCGAAATCATGCTGGACACCGCCGCCGGTTTGCAGCAGCGGCAAGATATCGGCGCTTGGGTGCTCGGCTGCGGGCTGGGTTTAGGCAGCACCTCTGTTACCTTATTGCGCGCGCAATTGGCCGCATGCCGCGCGGCGCCGTTGCTGCTTGATGCCGATGCACTCACCCTCTTGGCACATCACCCCGATTTGGCCGATCAAGCCGTGCGGCAAACCCCACTGGTGCTCACGCCCCACCCTGCCGAAGCCGCCCGCCTGCTCAGCTGCACCACAGCTGCCATACAAGCTGATCGCAGTGCCGCCGCCCGCCAGATCGCCCAAAAATTTCATGCTCACACGGTATTGAAAGGCCGCCACACCATTGTATGCAGCCCCAACGGCAGCGAATACATCAACCGCAGCGGCAACCCCGGCTTGGCCACCGCAGGCAGCGGCGATGTATTAAGCGGCATCATCGGCAGTTTGCTGGCACAAGGCGTGCCGGTCGGCGAAGCAGTTTGCGGCGGTGTATGGCTTCATGGTGCGGCGGCCGATGTGTTGCGCGATTCGGGCATCGGCGAAATCGGCATGCTGGCCGGCGAACTTGCCGCCGCCGCGCGCTGGCTGCGCAACCGCATGATTGCCGCCGTTCAGACGGCATAG
- the panC gene encoding pantoate--beta-alanine ligase: MQIIHTIRELREWRKTAGRVAFVPTMGNLHEGHLALVREARQRADHVVVSIFVNRLQFGQGEDFDQYPRTLQQDADKLKGEGVAVVFAPDEKELYPRVEQRYNVEPPHLQNELCGAFRPGHFRGVATVVSKLFNIVQPEVACFGKKDYQQLAIIKGFVADLNVNVEIVPVDTGRASDGLALSSRNQYLSEAERAEAPRLYRELMAMAQAVKGGNLAYAELENTARAHLEAAGWAVDYIEIRHADSLEVAHAGDKNVVILAAARLGKTRLIDNIEVRQD, encoded by the coding sequence ATGCAAATCATTCATACCATCCGAGAGCTGCGCGAATGGCGCAAAACCGCCGGCCGTGTGGCCTTTGTGCCTACTATGGGCAATCTTCACGAAGGCCATCTGGCGCTGGTGCGGGAAGCGCGGCAACGTGCCGATCATGTGGTGGTCAGCATTTTTGTTAACCGCCTGCAATTCGGTCAGGGCGAAGATTTTGATCAATATCCGCGTACTTTGCAACAAGATGCCGACAAACTCAAAGGCGAGGGCGTGGCGGTGGTGTTTGCTCCTGATGAAAAAGAGCTTTATCCGCGTGTGGAACAACGCTACAACGTAGAACCACCGCATTTGCAAAACGAGCTTTGCGGCGCTTTCCGCCCCGGCCATTTCCGCGGCGTGGCAACGGTGGTGAGCAAACTCTTTAATATCGTGCAGCCTGAAGTGGCCTGTTTCGGCAAAAAAGATTACCAGCAGCTAGCGATTATCAAAGGTTTTGTGGCTGATTTGAATGTGAATGTCGAGATTGTGCCGGTCGATACCGGCCGCGCTTCAGACGGCCTGGCATTGTCCAGCCGCAATCAGTATCTGAGCGAAGCCGAACGAGCCGAAGCGCCGCGCCTTTATCGAGAGTTGATGGCGATGGCGCAAGCCGTTAAAGGCGGTAATCTGGCTTATGCCGAGCTGGAAAATACCGCCCGAGCACATTTGGAAGCGGCAGGTTGGGCGGTAGACTATATCGAAATACGCCATGCCGACAGCTTGGAAGTGGCGCATGCGGGCGATAAAAATGTGGTGATATTGGCCGCCGCGCGTTTGGGCAAAACCCGCCTGATCGACAATATCGAAGTCAGACAAGATTAA
- the panB gene encoding 3-methyl-2-oxobutanoate hydroxymethyltransferase, which produces MITVNTLQKMKNEGEKIAMLTCYEASFAALMEAAGVDVLLVGDSLGMAVQGQASTLPVSLQEMCYHTAAVARGSRQAMIVADLPFGAYQQSKEQAFAAAAELMAAGAHMVKLEGGVWMAETTEFLQLRGIPVCAHIGLTPQSVHAFGGYRVQGKGDKAEALLNDAKAHEAAGAAIVLMECVPAELGKHVTESVACPTIGIGAGVDCDGQVLVMHDMLGIFPGKTAKFVKNFMEGQTSIQAAVAAYVDAVKAKTFPAAEHTFSA; this is translated from the coding sequence ATGATTACCGTCAACACCCTGCAAAAAATGAAAAACGAAGGCGAAAAAATCGCCATGCTTACCTGCTATGAGGCCAGCTTTGCCGCTTTGATGGAAGCGGCCGGCGTGGATGTTTTGCTGGTGGGTGATTCGCTCGGCATGGCCGTGCAGGGGCAGGCCTCTACTTTGCCGGTCAGCCTGCAAGAGATGTGCTACCACACCGCCGCCGTGGCACGCGGCAGCCGCCAGGCCATGATTGTGGCCGATTTGCCGTTCGGCGCTTATCAGCAGAGCAAAGAGCAGGCATTTGCCGCAGCAGCCGAGCTGATGGCGGCCGGTGCGCACATGGTCAAACTCGAAGGCGGCGTGTGGATGGCCGAAACCACCGAATTTCTGCAACTGCGCGGTATTCCCGTGTGCGCACATATCGGCCTGACGCCGCAGTCGGTGCATGCTTTCGGCGGCTACCGCGTACAAGGCAAGGGCGATAAAGCCGAAGCCTTGCTCAATGATGCCAAAGCTCATGAAGCTGCCGGTGCGGCAATCGTGTTAATGGAATGCGTGCCCGCCGAATTGGGCAAACACGTTACCGAAAGTGTGGCTTGCCCCACCATCGGTATCGGCGCAGGTGTGGATTGCGACGGCCAAGTATTGGTGATGCACGATATGCTCGGCATATTTCCCGGCAAAACCGCGAAGTTTGTGAAAAACTTTATGGAAGGCCAAACCAGTATTCAGGCAGCGGTTGCGGCGTATGTGGATGCAGTAAAAGCGAAAACCTTCCCGGCGGCAGAGCATACATTCAGTGCATAA
- the era gene encoding GTPase Era — MNNEFQIPDADGYRCGFVAIVGRPNVGKSTLMNHLIGQKISITSKKAQTTRHKVTGIYTDDTAQLVFVDTPGFQTNHRNALNDRLNLNVTEAVSGVDVIAFVIEAMRFTDADRVVLKQLPKHTPVLLVVNKIDKDKAKDKSALDAFIAEVRAEFDFAGAEVVSAKHGLRIANLLETLKPFLPESIPMYPEDMVTDKSSRFLAMEIVREKLFRYLGEELPYAMNVEVEQFEEEESGLYSIYIAVLVDKDSQKAILIGKGGERLKKISTEARLDMEKLFDTKVFLKVWVKVKSGWADDIRFLRELGL, encoded by the coding sequence ATGAATAATGAATTTCAAATTCCTGATGCCGATGGTTACCGCTGCGGCTTTGTTGCCATTGTCGGCCGCCCCAATGTGGGTAAGTCTACGCTGATGAATCATTTGATCGGCCAGAAAATCAGCATCACCAGCAAAAAAGCACAAACCACGCGCCACAAGGTCACGGGTATTTACACCGACGATACAGCGCAATTGGTGTTTGTTGATACGCCGGGTTTCCAAACCAATCACCGCAACGCGCTCAACGACCGCTTGAATCTGAATGTAACCGAGGCGGTGAGCGGCGTGGATGTGATTGCGTTTGTGATTGAAGCAATGCGTTTTACCGATGCCGACCGCGTGGTATTGAAGCAATTGCCCAAGCATACGCCGGTGTTGCTGGTGGTAAACAAAATCGATAAAGATAAGGCCAAAGACAAATCAGCGCTGGATGCTTTTATTGCCGAAGTGCGCGCCGAATTTGATTTTGCCGGCGCAGAAGTGGTCAGCGCCAAACACGGCCTGCGCATTGCCAATCTGCTCGAAACGCTCAAGCCTTTTCTGCCTGAGAGCATTCCGATGTATCCCGAAGACATGGTTACCGATAAATCCAGCCGTTTTTTGGCGATGGAAATCGTGAGGGAAAAGCTGTTCCGCTATTTGGGCGAAGAGTTGCCGTATGCGATGAATGTGGAGGTGGAGCAGTTTGAAGAAGAGGAAAGCGGCCTTTACAGCATCTATATTGCCGTTTTGGTTGATAAAGACAGCCAAAAAGCGATTTTAATCGGCAAAGGCGGCGAGCGCTTGAAGAAAATTTCTACCGAAGCGCGCTTGGATATGGAAAAGCTGTTCGATACCAAAGTGTTTTTGAAAGTGTGGGTGAAGGTAAAGTCGGGCTGGGCCGACGATATCCGTTTCCTGCGGGAGTTGGGGCTGTAG
- a CDS encoding inorganic diphosphatase, with translation MADFNQILTPGDVDGGIINVVNEIPAGSCHKIEWNRKVAAFQLDRVEPAIFAKPTNYGFIPQTLDEDGDELDVLLITEQPLATGVFLEAKVIGVMKFVDDGEVDDKIVCVPADDRNSGNAYNSLADLPQQLIKQIEFHFNNYKALKKPGSTKVESWGDVAEAKAVIKESIERWNNR, from the coding sequence ATGGCTGATTTTAACCAAATTCTGACGCCCGGCGATGTAGACGGCGGCATCATCAATGTCGTTAACGAAATCCCCGCCGGCAGCTGCCACAAAATCGAATGGAACCGCAAAGTAGCCGCTTTTCAGCTCGACCGCGTAGAGCCTGCCATTTTCGCCAAGCCCACCAACTACGGCTTTATTCCGCAAACGCTTGATGAAGACGGCGACGAGCTGGATGTTTTGCTGATTACCGAGCAGCCCTTGGCCACCGGCGTGTTTTTGGAAGCCAAAGTCATCGGCGTGATGAAATTTGTGGATGACGGCGAAGTAGACGACAAAATCGTGTGCGTGCCCGCCGACGACCGCAACAGCGGCAACGCCTACAACAGCCTGGCCGATTTGCCGCAGCAGTTAATCAAGCAAATCGAATTCCACTTCAATAACTACAAAGCCCTGAAAAAACCGGGTTCCACCAAAGTGGAAAGCTGGGGCGATGTGGCGGAAGCCAAAGCAGTGATTAAAGAATCTATCGAACGCTGGAACAACCGATAA
- the folK gene encoding 2-amino-4-hydroxy-6-hydroxymethyldihydropteridine diphosphokinase, translating into MNTPKPAVIALGSNLQNPAAQVRAALQAIAAHPQIELKLTSSLYRTTPVGYADQPDFVNAVCIIRTTLDSNTLLAALNAIEAQFGRRRSFRNAPRTLDLDIIDYNHETSDDLHLTLPHPRAHERSFVMLPLAEIAPDCQIDRHGRAADLAAALGSEGICRLDAEGTAVV; encoded by the coding sequence ATGAATACACCGAAACCAGCCGTAATCGCCCTGGGCAGCAATCTGCAAAACCCCGCCGCACAAGTGCGCGCCGCCTTACAGGCCATTGCTGCGCACCCGCAAATCGAATTAAAGCTCACCTCATCGCTTTATCGCACCACGCCAGTGGGCTATGCCGACCAACCTGATTTTGTCAACGCGGTCTGCATTATCCGCACCACGCTCGACAGTAACACCTTGTTGGCGGCATTAAACGCCATCGAGGCGCAGTTCGGACGCCGGCGCAGTTTCCGTAATGCCCCGCGCACATTGGATTTGGATATTATCGATTACAATCACGAAACCAGCGATGATTTGCATCTGACATTGCCGCACCCGCGCGCGCACGAACGCAGCTTTGTGATGCTGCCGCTGGCCGAAATCGCCCCCGATTGCCAAATCGACCGCCATGGCCGCGCCGCTGATTTGGCGGCGGCTTTGGGCAGCGAAGGTATTTGCCGTTTGGATGCAGAGGGCACCGCCGTTGTTTGA
- a CDS encoding helix-turn-helix domain-containing protein encodes MANKITAPTELPDEADLRAVLAYNMRLFRVNKGWSQEELARQCGLDRTYVSAVERKRWNIALSNIEKIAAALHIPAYQLLLPPQARLEMMK; translated from the coding sequence ATGGCCAACAAAATCACCGCCCCCACCGAGCTGCCCGATGAAGCCGATTTGCGCGCCGTGCTGGCTTACAATATGCGCCTTTTTCGGGTAAACAAAGGCTGGTCGCAAGAAGAGCTGGCGCGGCAATGCGGGCTGGACCGCACCTATGTTTCCGCCGTCGAACGCAAGCGCTGGAATATTGCCCTATCCAACATCGAAAAAATCGCCGCAGCGCTGCATATTCCGGCTTATCAATTGCTGCTGCCGCCACAAGCGCGCTTGGAAATGATGAAATAA
- a CDS encoding tRNA (mnm(5)s(2)U34)-methyltransferase → MSGIDNIIPFAHKLLRAVLSEGGRALDGTAGNGHDTLVLAEQVGASGRVWAFDVQPQALQNTSGRLKAAGLDQRVTLVSDGHQHLACYIDEPLDAAVFNFGWLPGGDKSRTTEAPASLCALEAALALLAHGGLLVAVLYPGHEAGRQEAAAIENWAQALPQQHYAVLRYGFINRQNRPPYLLAIEKMRKP, encoded by the coding sequence ATGAGTGGGATAGACAACATCATCCCTTTTGCCCACAAGCTGTTGCGCGCGGTTTTATCTGAAGGCGGCCGTGCACTCGACGGTACCGCCGGCAATGGTCATGATACGTTGGTGCTGGCGGAGCAGGTGGGGGCAAGCGGCAGGGTTTGGGCATTTGACGTGCAGCCGCAAGCGCTGCAAAATACCTCGGGCCGTCTGAAAGCTGCGGGACTGGATCAGCGTGTGACGCTGGTTTCAGACGGCCATCAACATTTGGCTTGTTACATTGATGAGCCGCTGGATGCGGCAGTATTCAATTTCGGCTGGCTGCCCGGCGGTGATAAAAGCCGCACCACAGAAGCCCCCGCCAGCCTGTGTGCACTCGAAGCGGCGCTGGCCTTGTTGGCGCACGGCGGCTTGCTGGTGGCGGTGCTGTACCCCGGCCACGAAGCGGGGCGGCAGGAAGCGGCAGCAATCGAAAATTGGGCGCAAGCCCTGCCGCAACAGCATTATGCCGTGCTGCGTTACGGTTTTATCAACCGGCAAAACCGGCCGCCTTATCTGCTGGCGATAGAAAAGATGCGCAAGCCGTGA
- a CDS encoding bile acid:sodium symporter family protein gives MNAFITLSRFVGKTFALWAALFAVVAFVAPETFKWVLPFIPWLLGIVMFGMGLTLSPTDFNILGRHPKAVIIGVAAQFVIMPLVAYALAVGLNLPAEIAIGVILVGSCPGGTSSNVITYLARGNVALSVAVTSISTLLAPVLTPAVFYLLAHQWLDISAAAMFVSILKMVLLPIVLGVLAHVLFKKQTEAASELLPLISVVAIVLIVGAVVGASKPKIAESGLLIFGVVILHNTIGYLLGFFTAKLLKLPYDAQKTLSIEVGMQNSGLGAALAAAYFSPLAAVPSAIFSVWHNISGSLLASYWSAKAEKSDAAKRS, from the coding sequence ATGAACGCTTTCATCACACTCAGCCGCTTTGTCGGTAAAACTTTCGCTCTGTGGGCGGCGCTGTTTGCCGTTGTTGCATTTGTGGCGCCTGAAACCTTCAAATGGGTGCTTCCGTTTATCCCGTGGCTGCTGGGCATCGTGATGTTCGGCATGGGTTTAACTCTCTCGCCGACTGATTTCAATATTCTCGGCCGCCACCCCAAAGCCGTGATTATCGGCGTGGCGGCGCAGTTTGTGATTATGCCGCTGGTGGCTTATGCGCTGGCTGTCGGCCTCAATCTGCCAGCCGAAATCGCCATCGGCGTGATTTTGGTCGGTTCCTGCCCGGGCGGCACCTCTTCAAACGTGATTACCTATCTGGCGCGCGGCAATGTGGCGCTCTCAGTGGCGGTTACGTCGATTTCCACCCTGCTTGCCCCGGTGCTCACACCGGCGGTGTTTTACCTGCTGGCCCACCAATGGCTGGATATTTCCGCTGCCGCAATGTTTGTATCAATTTTGAAAATGGTGCTGCTGCCGATTGTTTTGGGCGTGCTCGCACATGTGTTGTTTAAAAAGCAAACCGAAGCGGCATCGGAGCTTTTGCCGCTGATTTCAGTAGTAGCGATTGTGCTGATTGTCGGTGCGGTAGTGGGCGCCAGCAAACCGAAAATTGCCGAAAGCGGCCTACTGATTTTCGGCGTGGTGATTCTGCACAACACCATCGGCTACCTGCTCGGCTTTTTTACCGCCAAGCTGCTCAAGCTGCCTTATGATGCGCAAAAAACCTTATCAATCGAAGTGGGCATGCAGAATTCAGGCCTCGGCGCCGCATTGGCCGCCGCCTATTTTTCACCGCTTGCCGCCGTGCCCAGCGCCATTTTCAGCGTGTGGCACAATATCTCCGGCTCGCTGCTGGCTTCTTATTGGTCGGCCAAAGCAGAAAAAAGCGATGCGGCCAAACGCAGCTGA
- the rnc gene encoding ribonuclease III translates to MKPNPIKARALQQIQQQLGHTFASTALLIQALTHRSHSAKNNERFEFVGDSILNYTIAKMLFDAFPKLSEGELSRLRANLVNESVLAELAREMNVGEALFLGTGELKSGGFDRASILADAMEAMFAAVSFDAGFAAAEQVVCRLFAGRVKAVDFKNQGKDNKTVLQEALQSLRFALPKYRIEKQTGEGTDARFEVSCDLGELGFICTAEAGSRKAAEQETAKEAMAWLQQKYPLKKKK, encoded by the coding sequence ATGAAACCCAACCCGATAAAAGCACGGGCACTGCAACAGATTCAACAGCAGCTCGGCCACACTTTTGCTTCAACCGCTCTGCTGATACAGGCGTTGACCCACCGCAGCCATTCGGCCAAAAACAACGAGCGCTTTGAATTTGTGGGCGACTCGATTTTAAACTACACCATCGCCAAAATGCTGTTTGATGCGTTTCCCAAGCTCAGCGAAGGCGAGCTTTCGCGTTTGCGTGCCAATTTGGTTAATGAAAGCGTGTTGGCTGAGCTGGCGCGGGAAATGAACGTGGGCGAGGCCTTGTTTCTCGGCACCGGCGAATTGAAAAGCGGCGGATTTGACCGCGCTTCGATTTTGGCCGATGCGATGGAAGCCATGTTTGCCGCTGTGAGCTTCGATGCCGGGTTTGCCGCCGCCGAGCAAGTGGTGTGCCGCCTGTTTGCCGGGCGGGTGAAAGCGGTGGATTTCAAAAATCAGGGTAAAGACAACAAAACAGTGTTGCAGGAAGCCTTGCAGTCGCTCCGTTTCGCTTTGCCGAAATACCGGATTGAAAAGCAAACCGGCGAAGGCACCGATGCCCGCTTTGAGGTGTCGTGTGATTTGGGCGAATTGGGTTTTATCTGCACCGCTGAAGCAGGCAGCCGTAAAGCGGCCGAGCAGGAAACGGCGAAGGAAGCGATGGCCTGGTTGCAGCAAAAATATCCGCTGAAAAAGAAAAAATAA
- the coq7 gene encoding 2-polyprenyl-3-methyl-6-methoxy-1,4-benzoquinone monooxygenase — protein MAEKLIPHFDTVLRTLFAPAVSSRPYPDAGLEEGALSDTEKQHALGLMRVNHVGEVCAQALYQGQALTARDKTNREALQHAADEEVEHLAWTEKRVKELGGRTSLLNPLWYAGSLAIGVGAGLLGDKWNLGFLEETEKQVTAHLEAHLQGLPAQDVKSRAIVAQMRLDEMQHAEMAHDFGAAPLPLPVKEMMKLSSKVMTAISYRI, from the coding sequence TTGGCCGAAAAGCTGATTCCCCATTTCGACACGGTGTTGCGCACCCTGTTTGCACCTGCCGTTTCTTCACGCCCCTATCCTGATGCAGGGTTGGAAGAGGGCGCATTGAGTGATACAGAAAAGCAGCATGCGCTCGGCCTGATGCGGGTAAACCATGTCGGCGAAGTGTGCGCCCAAGCGCTGTATCAGGGGCAGGCGCTGACGGCGCGCGACAAAACCAACCGTGAAGCGCTGCAACACGCTGCCGATGAGGAAGTGGAGCATCTGGCCTGGACGGAAAAACGCGTGAAAGAATTGGGCGGCCGCACCAGCCTGCTCAATCCGCTCTGGTATGCCGGCTCGCTCGCCATCGGTGTGGGCGCAGGCTTGTTGGGCGACAAATGGAATCTGGGCTTTTTGGAAGAAACCGAAAAACAGGTTACTGCCCATTTGGAAGCGCATTTGCAAGGCTTACCTGCGCAGGATGTCAAAAGCCGCGCAATTGTGGCGCAGATGCGGCTGGATGAAATGCAGCATGCTGAAATGGCCCATGATTTCGGCGCCGCCCCCTTGCCGTTGCCGGTGAAAGAGATGATGAAGCTGAGTTCGAAAGTGATGACTGCCATCAGTTACCGGATTTGA
- a CDS encoding cytochrome b/b6 domain-containing protein, which translates to MKQKLKVWDLPTRLFHWALVSVLAFMWYSGETGGNLMAWHLRCGLLILALLVFRICWGFWGSDTARFSQFVRGPAQIKRYLKGDLTENEQPGHNPLGALMVLALLAALAVQLLSGLFASDENMWLYNGYLNSLISSEAGAAARSIHIVFFNVLLALAAVHVLAVLLYQLVKKHNLIAPMFSGRKTLEGRLPELKFAGIGKFAAAVAVAVAVIAMVANAG; encoded by the coding sequence ATGAAGCAAAAACTGAAAGTATGGGATTTGCCCACACGCCTGTTTCACTGGGCTTTGGTGTCGGTATTGGCGTTTATGTGGTATAGCGGCGAAACCGGCGGCAATCTGATGGCCTGGCATTTGCGTTGCGGCCTGCTGATTCTGGCGCTGTTGGTGTTCCGCATCTGTTGGGGTTTTTGGGGCAGCGATACCGCGCGTTTCAGTCAGTTTGTGCGCGGCCCGGCGCAGATTAAGCGCTATTTGAAAGGCGATCTGACCGAAAACGAACAGCCCGGCCACAACCCTTTAGGGGCGTTGATGGTGTTGGCGCTGCTGGCTGCGTTGGCAGTGCAGCTGCTGAGCGGCTTGTTTGCCAGCGATGAAAATATGTGGCTCTACAACGGCTATCTCAACAGCCTGATCAGCAGTGAGGCGGGAGCGGCTGCCCGCAGCATCCACATTGTGTTTTTTAATGTATTACTGGCGCTGGCGGCGGTGCATGTGTTGGCGGTGTTGCTGTATCAATTGGTGAAGAAACACAATCTGATTGCGCCGATGTTCAGCGGCCGCAAAACGCTGGAAGGCAGGCTGCCGGAGCTGAAGTTTGCCGGTATCGGCAAATTTGCTGCCGCTGTGGCGGTGGCGGTGGCGGTGATTGCGATGGTGGCGAATGCCGGTTGA
- a CDS encoding SirB2 family protein: protein MQYLFVKHSHMLFVAVTIILFNLRFWLRFSRPEKPLSGVLKVLPHLNDTLLLFTGLWLMKITHFTPFGNANWLGVKILLLLAYIGIGIMALKAPPRSAKANTGYVLGMIFVLTIVYLARYKPF from the coding sequence ATGCAATATCTGTTTGTCAAACACAGCCATATGCTGTTTGTGGCGGTTACCATTATTTTATTCAACCTGCGTTTTTGGCTGCGTTTTAGCCGCCCTGAAAAACCATTGTCCGGCGTGTTGAAAGTGTTGCCCCATCTGAATGATACGCTGCTGCTGTTTACCGGCTTGTGGCTGATGAAAATCACCCATTTCACACCATTCGGCAACGCCAATTGGCTGGGCGTAAAAATCTTATTGCTGCTGGCCTATATCGGCATCGGCATCATGGCTTTGAAAGCGCCGCCGCGCTCGGCTAAAGCCAATACCGGCTATGTTTTGGGGATGATTTTTGTGCTGACCATTGTTTATCTGGCGCGCTATAAACCATTTTAA
- the lepB gene encoding signal peptidase I, translating into MSNTLMLGAVGALVAGLVLFFISSKQRTESGEWSSSLQWGYLLMMIGVFGILSAFMSFTAVLLIFVLFTGLVWLVHKGRLKSRTGNADSNHFTDYMSGFFPIILIVFVLRTFVAEPFQIPSSSMRPGLVVGDFILVNKFAYGIRTPIINNVLVPTGEVARGDVVVFNYPEDTKINYIKRAVGVPGDVVEYKDKVLSINGNIVEDHAAGVQSYAENTRQYGVINIEADAFRETIDNHTFEVLKMSDEPSFKPERVRPDFAYRNNCEYTEDSAGAGTAFKCIVPEGHYFMMGDNRDNSEDSRYWGFVSDDLIVGKAFFIWMNFGHMSRVGTRIE; encoded by the coding sequence ATGAGCAATACCCTGATGTTGGGCGCGGTGGGCGCGCTGGTGGCCGGTTTGGTGCTGTTTTTCATCAGCAGCAAACAGCGTACGGAAAGCGGCGAATGGAGCAGTTCGCTGCAATGGGGCTATTTGCTGATGATGATCGGCGTGTTCGGCATTTTATCGGCTTTTATGAGCTTTACCGCCGTGCTGCTGATTTTTGTATTGTTTACCGGTTTGGTATGGCTGGTGCACAAAGGCCGTCTGAAAAGCCGCACAGGCAATGCCGACAGCAATCATTTCACCGATTATATGAGCGGTTTTTTTCCGATTATCCTGATTGTGTTTGTGTTGCGCACTTTTGTGGCCGAGCCGTTTCAGATTCCCTCCAGCTCGATGCGCCCGGGCTTGGTTGTAGGTGATTTTATTTTGGTCAACAAATTCGCTTACGGTATCCGCACGCCCATTATCAATAATGTATTGGTGCCCACGGGCGAAGTGGCGCGCGGCGATGTGGTGGTGTTCAATTACCCGGAAGACACCAAAATCAACTACATCAAGCGCGCCGTCGGCGTGCCCGGCGATGTGGTCGAATATAAAGATAAAGTGTTGAGCATCAACGGTAATATTGTGGAAGACCATGCCGCGGGTGTGCAGAGCTATGCGGAAAATACCCGCCAATACGGGGTCATCAATATTGAGGCGGATGCATTTAGGGAAACCATCGACAACCACACTTTTGAAGTATTGAAAATGTCTGATGAGCCGAGCTTCAAACCGGAGCGTGTGCGCCCTGATTTTGCTTACCGCAACAACTGCGAATACACTGAAGACAGTGCCGGTGCGGGAACAGCCTTTAAATGTATCGTGCCCGAAGGCCATTATTTTATGATGGGCGATAATCGCGACAACAGCGAAGACAGCCGCTATTGGGGTTTTGTGAGCGATGATCTGATTGTCGGCAAGGCATTTTTCATTTGGATGAACTTCGGCCATATGAGCCGCGTGGGCACCCGAATCGAGTAA